The nucleotide window TTCGACGACCGGGTCGTCGGTCGCAGCCCCGTTCTCCCCGATCAGCCCGCACGAAGCGAGCCCGAGCACCACTATCCCCGCGAGCATGGTGGCTGCGGCCATGGCGGCTCGCTGTCGAGAGAACATGCGGGACAGCGTATCGTCGCCCCTTCTCGGTGCTGTTGCCAAGCGGCGGAGGCCCTCGATACGCGTATGACGTTGTGACCGGATTCCGGGCACAACGTCATACGGATGTGAGGCTGGTGATCGAGACCGGACGGGAGTTGGTGGAGGTGCTGCTCGACCGCACCACCGGGTGAGCCGGGCATTCCGCACCCTCCCGCTGAACATCAGCGCTACCGTCGATACATCCCTTCGACGCGGAGGTGGTGATGGCCGAGCACACATCGGGCGACGAGCGATGGGTGTCATGGCGGGTGGCACCCGAATCGGGCTTCGTCGTCGACGATCCGACCGGGCGCGGAGAGGTCGAGATCGCGCAGACCGATGAACGACAGTTTCTCGTGCGCAACGCATTCCGGTTCGACGATCCCGCTGTCGAGGAGTACCTCGTCGGACAGCTGATCGATCGGGGCACAACTGAGCCGCAGGCACGACGAGCCGTCGACACAGCCCGCACGTTCGTCCCCCGCGACGACAACCCGACCGACCTCGCCTCGATCCCCCGGTTTCTGCGCTGGTTCGAAAACCCTTATGGCAGACACTCACTCGCCGCACTCATCCACGATGAACTCATCACGGGCACCGTCAACTCCGGCGCACTCGGAAGCGACACGCTGTCCGATCGCTTCTTCCGCGAGATGATGCGAACGTCGGGCGTTCCGTGGCTCAAACGGTGGATCATGTGGTCGGCGGTGGCGCTCCGCACGCGGTGGGTCGCCGGCGGATGGCGACGCCTCAGTGTGATCGTCTGGCTGCTGCTGAGCGTTGTCGGCATCTCGGCGGCTGTCGGTTCGACTGGGGCACTGCTCTTCGGCTGGCCGTGGCCGACGTCGTCACCGGCGGTCTCGCTCGCGCTCTCACTGCTGATGATCTTCGTCGCCGCACCGCTGTGGGGACGACAGTGGGCGGCGAGTCTCGTTGCGGCCGTTGCCGCATTGTGGCTCCTGCCCGCCGCGATCGTGGCGTACTTCGCCTATGCGCTGTACCTGTTGTCGGAGAAAGCCGCCCGCACCGTCGGACTCATGTAGCGGATGGCGGAGCATTCTTGTCGGTGGTCGGGTTTACCTTGGAAGCATTCAGTCGGACCGGTCGATTCGATCGGGTTGCAGCGTCTTGGGGGGCACTGTGGGGGCGTGGACGGATCTACCGGGCGAGTTCCTCGCCGGGGTCGATGCTGCCTGCCCGTCGGATGCCGACACGGTCTCACACATGCAACGCCTGGGTGCTGTCCGGGCTGGGGAGTCGTATCTGGCGTGGTGTCGCTATCAGACGATCCTGGTGCTGTGCGACCGATTGTTGACCCCGACCGGTTCCAGTTATGTCTCTGATGGATTCGGCGACATCGTCGCCCGGGTGGCCCGCGAAGCGGGCATCTCCCGCTACCGTGCGGCGGCGCTGGTCGACGACGCGCTGTGTCTTCGTGATCGGCTACCGCGGGTGTTGGAGACGTTGCGCGACGGGATCATCGCCGCGCACCAGATCCGGGAGATCATCTCCCGAACCCACCTGGTGTCCGACGATCACCATCTCGATCCCGACGACCCCGACAGTCGCCGGATCATCGAGGTGCTCGATGAATCGATCGCCGACTTGCTACGTGGTCGGGGCGGGTCGTGGTCGACGTCGGGTCTGCGCGACATGATCGACCGTCTGGTCTTCGGCCACGATGCCGACGCGGTCCGCGAACGGCGCCGCGAAGCGCTGGACAACCGTGGCGTGTGGACCGAGAACCGTGGCGACGGCACCGCCGAGATCACCGCGGTCATGGCCGCCGAGAACGTTCGGGCCTGCCAGGCGTCGGTGCGCGCTTGCCGCATCGGTGTGTGAGCGGGATGGGCGCACCCTGGGTCAACGTAAGTCCGATGCCATGTGCGCGTTGCTCACCCGATCGGTGTTCGCCTGCGCGTGTGGGGAATCCGACTGCACCGCAACACCTCCTGACCCGACCGCCGCGGCGGCGGGCACCGAGATCGTGATCCACGTCGTGACCGACGCCGACACGCTGGCCGGTGGGTCCGGGCCCGGATGGGTCGACGGACACGGGGTGATCTGCGACGAGCACGTGCGTGACCTCGCCGCCCGGCACGACGCCACCCTGGCCCCGGTCACCCCGGTACGCACACCACCCGGCCGGGTCGTCGCCGCAGACGATGCGAGCACGCGGACCGCGAACGCCGCCGCACCACGGCCGGACGCCGCCAGTGTGATCGTGTTCCCGGGTGCGTTGCCGGGTGATCCGTATCGGCCGACCACAGCGTGTGCGGAGTTCGTGCGGGTGCGCGACGGTTACTGCACCGAACCGGGGTGCA belongs to Gordonia sp. KTR9 and includes:
- a CDS encoding DUF1353 domain-containing protein — encoded protein: MAEHTSGDERWVSWRVAPESGFVVDDPTGRGEVEIAQTDERQFLVRNAFRFDDPAVEEYLVGQLIDRGTTEPQARRAVDTARTFVPRDDNPTDLASIPRFLRWFENPYGRHSLAALIHDELITGTVNSGALGSDTLSDRFFREMMRTSGVPWLKRWIMWSAVALRTRWVAGGWRRLSVIVWLLLSVVGISAAVGSTGALLFGWPWPTSSPAVSLALSLLMIFVAAPLWGRQWAASLVAAVAALWLLPAAIVAYFAYALYLLSEKAARTVGLM